The Cognatishimia activa nucleotide sequence TTAGAAAATGCCTATTGAAGCTGTAATATTTGATGTCGGCAACGTTCTGATCGAGTGGCAGCCAGAACGTGCCTACGATCGCCTGATCGGCGAAGAACGCCGCAAAGCCATGTTTGCAGAGCTGGACATGCATGACATGAACAATGACATCGACCTAGGGGCCCCTTTCAAAGAGCGTATTTATCAATTCGCGGAAGAAAACCCGAAATGGCGCGATGAAATCCGTATGTGGCATGACAACTGGTTTGACCTCGCGAGCCCTGCCATTGACCACTCTTGGCGCCTACTAAGAGCGTTGCGCGCAAAAGGCGTTCAGGTATTTGCCCTCTCCAATTTCGGCGTCGACAATTGGCCCCCTGCTGTCGAGGTCTACCCGGTACTCGGTGAATTTGACCGCGAATATGTATCAGGCCGTATGGGTCATGTGAAACCGTTCAACCGGATTTATGAAATGGTTGAAGAAGACTGTCAGGTCGAACCAGATCGTCTTCTTTTCGCTGACGACCGTGAAGAAAACCTGGTGACCGCGCGCGCACGTGGCTGGAAAACCCACCTATTTGAAGGACCGCAAGGCTGGGCAGACCGCTTGGTAACTGAAGGTCTGTTGACCGCGACGGAGGCGGCTTAGGCCGCCATAGCAGCAGGCGGCGTCCGCTTTTCGCGGATTGGAAGATGCACTATCGCGCTAAAGGCCCCCACACCTACGCCGATCCACCAGACCGCTTCATAGCTTCCATAGACGTCATACATGCGCCCGCCCAGCCACACGCCCAAGAAACTACCCAGTTGGTGGCTGAAGAAGACAATGCCATAGAGCGTGCCCATGTAACGCAGCCCATAAAGATGCGCGACGAGACCTGAGGTGAGCGGAACAGTTGCGAGCCAGAGCGAGCCCATCACAATTGAAAATATGATGACGGTTGTTGGCGTCATCGGCAACATTATGAACGCCGCGGCCGCTATTGTTCGACCTGTATAGATTGCCGCCAGTAGATACTTCTTGGAGTATTTTTTACCGAGATAGCCCGCATACAGCGTGCCGCCAATATTAGCTGCACCGATTAGGGCAATCGACCATGCACCAAGCTGTGAGGTGGTGCTTATGCCAACGGAGGCAAGTACGCCTTTCGGGTCAATGGCAGCACAGACCTCCGTCACAAACGCCGGGAAATGCGCGGTTACAAAGGCGAGTTGGTAGCCGCAACTGAAAAATCCGAGAAAGATAAGCGTGTAAGACGGATCTTTGAATGCACGCTTCAAAATGGTCCCCATGCTTTCTTCAAGTTCCGCTTTTGAAGCCGCAGGCGCACGCATCATTGGGAGCGTAATCAAGACTGCAAGGATACCGGCTGCAAAGATCAGAAATGTGTTTTGCCAACTCAGGAAGCCCAACATCCATTCAGCAACCGGCGCACCAAATACCTGCCCAGCGCTGCCTGCCGCCGTTGCAATCGCAAGCGACATCGAGCGGTTTTCATCAGAACTCGCGCGTCCGACGACCGCCAAGATTACACCAAAACCCGTACCCGCGATACCAAATCCAACCATCACTTCATAAAACTGATGCGCTTCAGGTGAAACAGCGAAGGAAGACAATACCAATCCAGCTGCGTAGACCAGAGCCCCCATTATGATCGCCTTGCGATCCCCGATGCGTTCTGCAATCGCACCGAAAATCGGCTGACCGATACCCCAGGCAAGGTTTTGAATCGCAATGGCCAGAGAGAATTCAGACCGCAGCCAGCCAAACTCTTCGGCAATTGGGATTTGAAACACCCCAAAGCTTGCACGGATCGAGAAGGACACGAGAATGATGATGCAACCGGCGATCAACACCGGTGTCATTAGAGGCGCGCGTTCCTGCATGGTACTCTCCTTGGGCAGCGCCCGCATGATGGGAGCGTCGGCTCAAGTGAGTCAATTCAGGAATTGTGCGCCTGATAGTCAAGATCTGTGATCTGTCAGCAATTATGCCCTATGGGCGCGGAATTGGCCCTGTATCTTTGGGCACGGCATATCCGCGCTGAAACCCTGGGCGGTCAGCCAATCTTAGGTACCAGTCGCGGACAGCTGGAAAGTCATTTAAATCGATCCTCTGAAATTCAAACCGAGATACCCAAGGCCAAATCGCAAATTCGCAAACCGAGAGATGTTTCAGTATAAAATCGCGGTGTTCAAGATGCGCATTCAAGATGCCATAGAGCCTTTGCGCCTCTTTGCCGAACCTTTCCTCCGCGTATGGCGCTTTGCCCGGATTGAACTTCAGGAAGTGGTGCGCCTGCCCCAGCATCGGCCCTTGCCCACCCATCTGCCACATGAGCCATCGCATCATTTCCCAATATTCCGGATCATGCCGCTCTGGTGTAAATTGGCCGGTCTTTTCGGAAAGATAGAGCAGTATTGCACCGCTTTCATTCACGACCGTCCCGTCATCGTCCACGAGCACCGGTATTTTGTGATTTGGGTTCAGCGCCAAAAAGGATGGATCAAATTGCTCGTCTGCGCTGATATCGACCGATTGCACCGTGTAGGGCAGGCCCATTTCTTCCAAAGCGATGGATATCTTACGGCCGTTCGGCGTGGACCAAGTATATAGCGTGATCATTGTTGTTCCCATCCGCTGAGCGCAGTTTGGTTATTGGCCGTGATATTGCCCGCAAATTTAGCGCACGAAAAGCAGACGTAACGGCGCAGCCTATATCGCGGCTTCCAACCCTCGCTTACAAAAGCTATGCAACAGTTATGACTGCGATACAGGACATCTACGACAACCTCGTTGCCACGGGCGAATTGACCCGCGACCCGGCGCAAGAGGCCGTTCTCCCCGAATTCGAACGCGTGCGCGCCGGCCTTGCTGAGCCTGCTCCGAAGAAAAAGGGGTGGTTTAAGAAAGCCAAACCAGAGGCCGTCAAAGGACTTTATCTTTGGGGTGGCGTTGGGCGCGGAAAATCCATGTTGATGGATATGTTTGTTGAGGCTGTTGAGGTCCCTTCCCGGCGCGTACACTTCCACGCGTTTATGCAGGAGATTCACGCCGGCATGCATCAGGCCCGTCAGGAGGGCGTCAAAGATGCGCTTGCGCCTGTTGCAGCTAAAGTGATCGAAGATGTTCGCCTGCTGGCCTTTGATGAAATGCAAATCACAGATATCACGGACGCCATGATTGTCGGACGTCTGTTTGAGATGCTTTTTGAGGCGGGCGTCACAATTGTCACCACCTCAAATCGTGTGCCTGATGATCTCTATAAAGATGGCCTCAACCGACAGCTCTTTCTGCCCTTCATCGACGTCCTGAAAGAACAGATGGTCATCTGGGAAATGGTCTCCCCTACGGACTACCGTCAAAATCGCCTGACAGGTCAACAGGTCTATTTTGTGCGTGGCTCTGGTGGCGCAAGGAAGCGTTTGTTGGAGCTTTGGAAAGACCTTGCGGGAACCGGTGCTCCGCCGCTCATTTTGACGGTCCAAGGCCGCGAGGTTGAGATCCCCAGGTTCCGCAACGGGGTGGGTAAAGCAAAATTCTATGACCTTTGTGGCAAGATGCTTGGCCCGGCCGACTACTTGGCAATTGCAGAGGCTGTACGCGTTCTGGTGATCGAAGATATCCCTCATCTCAGCCGCCACAACTTCAACGAAGCAAAACGCTTCGTGACATTGATTGACGCGCTTTATGAAGCGAAAGTCCGGCTGATTTGCACAGCCGCCGCGGAACCAGAGATGCTCTATGTTGAAGGCACAGGCACCTTTGAGTTTGAACGAACCGCCAGCCGACTGCGAGAGATGCAGGACGCAGATTGGGGCAAAGATACCTAAGCACGAATCACTGAATTCAAACGAATCGGGGGACGCCAATTGGCATCCCCCGGTCCCGATAGTCTTGCCTGTACTGGGCTTAAAGGCGCTGCTCGGCCACCTCTATCCCACTGCCTTTATTGAAAAAAGTCCTGCTGTAGCGACTATACGCCCTGTCAAACGAATCGGTCAAGTGGCTCCGAATCGGTTTTTTGATCTCGAGCACATAACGATTCGCAGAAGTGAGTCGTTTCAATCACTTAGCGCGGCAAAAAAATTCACTACCCGTTCTCGCGCAGGACCACCCCAGCCAGATAGAGCGAACCGCAGATCAAAACGCGGCTGCCCGGTGCGACTTTCAGAATGTCACGAAGCGCCACTTCAACGTTCTCAGCAATCTGAGCTTTCATGCCGACCTGAGTGGCAGCAAGCGCCGTCGCTTCTGCAGGTAGCGTGTTTGCTTCTCCTGGAATGGAGACGGCGGTCAGGCTCTCAACTTCTTTGGCGATGGGGGAGAGGTAGCCGCTAACGTCCTTAGTGTTCAGCATACCGCAGATCAGATGTGTGTCGCGCTTTGGAAGCGATTTCAGAAGCTCTGCAATCGCAATACCCGCAGCGGCATTGTGGCCACCATCAAGCCAAAGTTCAGCGTCGCCTGCGGCCTCAACCAGCGGGCCGGTTTTCATACGCTGCATACGCGCAGGCCATTCAGCATTTGCCATGGCTGCCTCGCAAGCCACCTCATCTGCCCCAAGATGACGCAAGACGGCCAACGCGGCACCCGCGTTTATAACCTGGTGCGCACCCAGAAGCGCGGGCATTGGAAGGTCCAGCAAACCACGCTCGTCCTGATAAATCAGACGTCCACGCTCCGTGCTAACATGCCAATGTTGCCCATAGGCCAGTAGCGGCGCGCCAAGACGTGTCGCAGTGGCTTCGATCACTTCCATAGCCTCATCTTCCTGAGGGCCAACAATGCATGGAACTCCACGTTTAATGATACCCGCCTTTTCGGCGGCGATCTTTGCAAGGGTGTTCCCAAGAAACTGTTCGTGATCGATCGAGACCGGCGTGATCACGGTGACTTCGGGTTCGATCACATTGGTTGCATCCAACCGCCCGCCAAGTCCAACTTCCAGCAAGGTGTAATCCGCCTTTTTGCGCGCGAAGGCGAGCAATGCGGCACAGGTGGTGATCTCAAAATAGGTGATGTCAATGCCACCATTCTTGGCGTAACACTCATCCAGCACCTCAGAGAGGTGGTCTTCCGAAATCAGCTCTCCCGCAAGACGGATGCGCTCATGAAAGCGCGCAAGGTGAGGAGAGGTGTAAGCGTGCGCAGTTCGCCCCATCCCCTCAAGCCCTGCACGGATCATGGCTTGCGTAGAACCTTTACCATTGGTGCCCGCAATATGGATCACAGGTGGCAGGTCTTTCTGCGGATTATCCAGCGCTTTCAATAGACGCCAAACGCGATCCAATGTCAGATCAATGACCTTTGGATGCAGGGACATCATGCGCTCTAGAATGGCATCGGAAGATTCGGTCGTCATGGCGTGTCTCAAATCAATTTCTGGCAGAATCGCTATATAAAAAACGCGCCCGGCTCAATGCGGGGCGCGTCATAAATGGTCGAAATTCCGTATAGGTTACTCGGCTTTTGCGGCTTCAGCAGGTTCTCCCGCCGCATCTGTGCCGTTTTCAGCGCTCGGGGCAGGTAAATCGCCTTTCACGGCAGGTGGCAGTTCCAGCAGCATCCGCACGATTGTGATCAGCTCTTCGCGCATCTCATTACGGTCTGTCACGCGATCCAGCATACCATGATCCAGCAGGTATTCTGCGCGCTGGAAGCCTTCTGGCAACTTCTCGCGAATAGTCTGTTCGATCACGCGGGCACCGGCAAAACCGATGAGAGCATTAGGCTCTGCGATTTGTACATCGCCAAGCATTGCGTAAGACGCCGTTACACCGCCCGTCGTCGGGTGGGTCAGTACAACAATGTAAGGCAGCCCTGCCTCTTTCAGCATTTGAACCGCGATGGTCGTACGCGGCATTTGCATCAGGCCCAGAATACCTTCTTGCATCCGCGCACCACCGGCAGCGGAAAACAGAACCAATGGGCGCTTCATTTCAACCGCGCGTTCCGCAGCTGCAACGATGGCGTTGCCAACATACATGGACATAGAACCGCCCATGAATGAGAAGTCTTGCGCACAGGCCACAATCGGGGTTCGTCCGATTTCACCCTCAGCGACCAGCATCGCTTCTTTTTCGCCGGTCTTCTTCTGAGCCGCCTTCATGCGTTCAGGGTACTTCTTCTGGTCTTTGAAGTGCAGCGGATCCGCGATTGGCGCAGGCACGTCGATCTCTGTGAAAATGCCGCCATCAAACAAAGACAGAAAACGATCGCGTGGCGAAATACCCATATGGTGACCGCACTGTGTGCAGACATTCAGATTTTCTTTCAGCTCACGATGGAACAGCATCGTCCCGCATTCACCACATTTCGTCCAAAGATTCTCTGGCACTTCGCGGCGCGAGAAGATGGAGTTGATCCGAGGACGGACGTAGTTGGTGATCCAGTTCATAAAAAGCCCCTGAAGACGCGTAACAGAAGTGAAATAAGCCGCAATTCAGGGAAATGCAATTAGCGCCTGATGGCAATTCGCGCCCCAAGCCACAAACACAGCAAAATTGGCCCTTCCAAGATCAAAGCAGCGCGCACCAAATCAACATCTTGTGGGCCATAAGGAACATGTAAGAGCGCCAGACCATCCCAATGGTGTTGCATGGCGACAATCATGATCGCCACGATATTGTTCACGAAATGCATAGCAATCGCTGGCCCAAGGGAGCCACTTCGCGCCGTCAAATCAGCGGCCGCGATGCCAAATGCGGTCGCCCACAAGGCGATGAGCATTGCATTTTCACCATATACTTCTGGGCTGAAATGCAAAAAGCCAAAAAAGATGCTTGGCAGGACCATCCAGACAAGAGGGCTTGCAAACCGAGCGGCCAATTGGCTTTGCAGATATCCGCGAAAGATAAGCTCTTCGGTTGTGACTTGGATAAACAGCCCTAGGAGTGCAGGCAAAACCAGTGGCAGCCACGCGGGAAAACCCAGATGCATTAGTGGTTGCTGGCCTGCAGGCGACGGCAAAACCAAAATGACAGCGACCAGCAGCAACACAATCCGGAACACGCGGAAGAAATCACGGAACGCAGGCTGAATTGGCCCTAAAAGACTCGTGAACGACCTATCATGCACGAGACGCACAACCACCCAGAGAGCCGCAGCAGGCATGATAAACGAGAACAATGTTACAAGCATCGCTCTCGCTGTGTTGCCGGTGATCAGCTCGTATTCAAGGCGATCCCACGCCTCAATAGACTGCAGTATCTGGAAAAGCCCGAGATTGAACGCAATTACCGCGATAAATAAAATGACAAGCCCCACAGATAAACGCGGCAGGCTCGCGCTGGCGCGGGCCGGGGCAATCATATTCTGATGGGCATCATAGGCAGACATGCCACAGCTCTAACGAGGTTTCAGCCATTGGGCTAGAGCTGACATTTACGAAACTTGCCGCCGTCGTTTTGGTCCGCTATCCAATCCAGACCTCTGGAAACGTAGCTAAATGTCCGCCATACCGTCAAAGATCAACATCGGTTTACTCTTCATTGCAGGTCAAATTCTGTTGGCCTGTTTGCCGGAGGTGAGTTCAACCGAACAACCGAGCGCCTGGACCAAATCTCACCGCTTAGGAAATGGCGACATCATCGCAACAGCCCCAGTTGGCTATTGCGTCAACCGCAGTGCAAGACCGACGGCTAACTTTGTCCTCATGGTGAATTGCGACGTTCTAACCGATCAAGCGCGGACGGCCCCTAAATCACGAGGGATATTGACGGTTAGCAGCAGTGGAAGACTAGGCGATCAGGCACAAGTCATTGATTTAGAAAAGTCTTTGGGCGAAGGAAGCACTCAATCCACAAAGGTGCCCGGTCTGGTTGTTCGACAGATGACTGAACAGACCACACCCCGGCTTCCCGGTGCTGCGCCGAACCATTGGCGAGGACTTCTCCAGTATAATAACCGGATCGTAAGCTTTGCAGCCTACGGACCAGAAGGTGGGTCTGTGACCGGCTCAGCTGGGAAACGCTTGCTTGAAAATTTGGCGAAAGAGACCGTGTCAGCAAGCCAACCTTCGGGTCAATAAAGCCGGTCTAAATTCTGGGCTCCTGCGGAAAAAGTTAAAATCTGCCGCTTTTGACGCCTCTAGACGTTTGTTTCAAATAAACCAATCGGCTACACAATACAGAAAGAAGTCGTGAATTGTTTCCAAATCGCGATCAGTAGGTGACTCGGAGCAGTATGGGTACTCGATCAGGTAAACTTTGGCAGCGCATGGTGCAGCGTGGGGTCACACGGTTTTGGGCGCAAGCGGCGCGTGAAGCATCCAATTCGAATCTAAGGGTTCTACGTCGCAGACGCTTGCTCGCACGAAAACTCCGCAATCATTTGGACACGTTGATATCGATAGCAGATGGACGCCTTGCGCTTCCAATAATCGGGTCCAATACCTTTCCCAAGCCTCATGGGACCGATTGGGCATGGCGCCCAACGGTCTGGCGCGACAGCCTGCCATCCAAAGGCATGGTGGCCGTTAAGTCCAAAGAAGGTCTAGGGCAGGAAGTGACACTTTTTCATGACTGCACAATTTCAGAACTTACTTTGCGCCAGCTTCGAAACACCCGCGCGAAAGATCTAGCGCCTTTTGGCCTGCGCATGGATGTTTTTCGCTTTGACGGCTCCTTCCTGTCTTTGGTTGTCGATTTTCCCAAAGAGGCCCTCCAGGACCTCAATCGTCAGTACCTGATCCGTATGGACACCATCGTTGAGATGGAAAAGCCGCTGGAAATCTTCGCCCGTTTCAACATCAAGCACGGCCCGAACACAGAACAGATTGTGAGAGAACTGCCCCTTCATGAAGAAGAAATCATGGTGGAATTCGATCTCGCCTATTCGAAACTCAATGAAAAGAGGATCGACAAAGCCTGGGTCGATTTGATCTTTGAAGGTCCAGAAATGAACCAAGTCATTTTGCGCGATGTCACCTTTAGCCGTCGCCCACGTGCCGAGATGTAAGGACTAAGAGATGAGCAACTATAGCATCAGCAAAACCCGTCTCTTTGAAGGCATCTGGGAAGGCATTGTTTCATCAGAAGACAAAACCGCCGATCAGCCGCATCTTGAAGCGAGCCATCTGGAAAAACCGCTTGAAAACCTAAAGCTTGTACAAGTTGGTGATGGGCGGTGGACCCTGCGCATTCCGATCCCAGCGCATATTCTGGCCGACGGCGTTCAGACGATTTTGATCCGGGATATCATGGCTCAGGAAACTCTAGAGGTGATCACCATCATCTCAGGAGAAGCCATTGCAGAAGACATCCGCGCAGAGATGGACCTTCTGCGCGCAGAACTCGATATGCTGAAACGTGCCTTCCGTCGTCACTGCCTTGAGACAATGTAGGAAGGTCAACCTCGGATCGCTTACGCAACGTTGGCCATGACAGCCCTCTTCAGAAACGGCAAAGTCTGACTCCGACAAATGGAGACAGCTATGACTCGCTATCCAAATCTATTTGAACCACTCGACCTTGGTTTCACGACACTGAAGAACCGCGTGTTGATGGGATCCATGCACACAGGTTTGGAAGAAACCAAAGATTGGAACCGAGTCGCAGAGTTTTATGCGGAGCGTGCTCGAGGCGGTGTCGCTCTAATGGTGACCGGCGGCATGTCTCCGAGTCCTGAGGGAGGGGTGTTTCCCGGAGCCGCTGGGCTGTTCAGCGACGAAGACATTTCCAACCACAAGATCGTAACGGATCGCGTACATGAAAACGGCGGTAAAATCGCTATGCAGATTTTGCACGCAGGTCGCTATGCCTATGGTCCAGATTGTGTAAGCGCCTCACCGGTCAAGTCGCCTATCTCCCCTTTTCCGCCAAAAGAATTGGATGAAGAGGGTATCAAAAAGCAGATCAACGACTTCATAATCGCAACCGTCCGCGCCAAAGAAGCAGGCTATGATGGCGTCGAGATCATGGGGTCTGAAGGATATTTTCTGAACCAGTTTCTTGTCACGCATACCAACAAGCGCACAGATCGCTGGGGCGGCGATTATGAGAACCGAATGCGTTTGCCTGTAGAGGTCGTGCGTCGATGTCGCGAAGCAGTTGGGCCTGACTTCATCATCATCTACCGCATCAGCATGATCGACCTTATCCCAAATGGCTCAACCCATGCCGAGGTCGTGCAGCTCGCTCAGGCCATAGAGAAAGCGGGGGCCACCATCCTGAATACGGGGATAGGCTGGCACGAAGCTCGCATCCCGACCATAGCGACCAGCGTCCCGCGCCGCGCCTTCGCCTGGGTGACAAAGAAGCTGATGGGCAAAGTGTCTATTCCGGTGATCACCAGCAACCGCATCAATACGCCGAAAGTGGCCGAAGAGGTTCTCGCCGAAGGCTGCGCAGATATGGTCTCAATGGCGCGCCCGTTTTTGGCCGACAGCCAGTTTGTGCTGAAGGCGCAGGCTGATCGCGCAGACACCATCGCACCCTGCATTGCCTGCAACCAAGCCTGCTTGGATCATACGTTCAGCGGCAAAATTTCGACCTGTCTCGTCAACCCACGCGCCTGTTATGAAACAGAGCTTCCGATCCTCCGCGCTCAAGAGACAAAGCAAATCGCAGTGGTGGGCGCTGGTCCGGCGGGCATGTCCGCTGCCATGACCGCAGCCGAGCGGGGGCACAATGTTACGCTTTTTGATCGCGACAGTTCCTTAGGTGGCCAACTGAACGTTGCCAAACAAGTGCCGGGTAAAGAAGAATTCTGGGGGCTGGTTGATTGGTTTGAAACCATGCTCAAAGAAATGGGAGTAGAAACAGCACTTGGCCAGACAGTCTCAGCCGGGGACTTAGAAGGATTTGATGAAGTCATCATAGCTACAGGAGTTGTTCCACGTGATCCAGCTATTCCGGGGCAAGATCATTCAAAGGTTTTGGGCTATCTGAATGTGCTGAAACACGGCGCTCCCGTGGGCAAAAAGGTTGCTGTCATTGGCGCTGGTGGCATTGGTTTCGACGTGGCTGAGTTTCTCGTTCAGGAAGGGGAAAGCCCATCGACCAATCTTCCAGATTGGATGGCAGAATGGGGTGTGACCGATCCCGAAAGTGCACCTGGTGGATTGGCTGAAGGCGGCGCAAAACCCGAAGCTGCGGCGCGCGACGTTATTCTGCTTCAGCGCAAAGCCAAGGCCTTGGGCAAAGGTCTTGGGAAGACCACCGGCTGGATTCATCGCATGAGCCTGCGCATGAAAAACGTCCGCATGATCGGTGGAGTGAACTATGAGAAAATTGACGACGCCGGGCTTCATATCTCTTTTGGCGAAGCGCGAGAGAATCCTGAAGTATTGGATGTCGATAACGTTGTGATTTGCGCCGGGCAGCTTTCAGAGCGCAGTCTTGCGGATGCTCTAGAAGCCAAGGGGATCAACTGCCATGTGATCGGTGGCGCCGACGTCGCGGCAGAGCTCGACGCAAAACGCGCAATCAATCAGGGCGTGCGACTGGCTGCAGAACTCTAATCACTGTCATGCGTTTTTAGGCTATCGGCCGGAGCTTCATCCCGTTCGGTCATACCGTAGTCCCGCAAAACGGAAGCCACTCGGAGGCGGTAATTCGCAAATATCCCAGTGCGGCCTCGAGATTGCGCGGCACGATGTTCGGCCACGGTGCGCCATTCGGCGACTGCTTTTTCGTCCCGAAAAAAGGAAAGCGATAGGAGCTTTCCTTCCTGTGTCAGACTTTGAAACCGCTCAACCGAAATGAACCCGTCGATCTGTTCCAAGAGTGGTTTCAGCTCTGCTGCGATATCCAAGTAGTCCGCTTTGCGGCCTTCTGCGATTTCAACTTCAAATATCACTGCAATCATCTCGCTTCCCCATGTGGCTCAGAGGCAAGTTTCAGAAAAGTTCGATCTTCCCGCAAGATGAAACGCTCTCTCTGCGCAAACTGAAAGTTTTCGCGCCCCAAGGGATCGGCGGACAAGCGAGCCCTGTAAGCTTCATAGTCTGCCAAGCTGGCGATATTGTAGATGCCATAAGCTAATGTACTGCTGCCTTCGTGGGGTGCGTAATAACCGATCAGATCAGCACCGTTCCGAGGAATGGCTTGGCCCCAATTGCGCGCGTATTGCTCAAACTGAGATTTCTTGGTCGGGTCGATTTGATATCGAATAATACAGGTAAGCATGACATCTCCTAGTCTTTGACCAGCAGCCTATCCTCTTGCTTTGCCTTTATGCTTCGGCCATGGTCGAAGTATGAAAGAAGGTCCTAACTTTTCTCAGATCGCCGCTCTGATCGGTGACCCGGCTCGTGGAAACATCCTGACGGCCCTGATGAGTGGCAAAGCCCTGACAGCCAGCGAGTTGGCGAGTGAAGCCGGTGTCAGCGCACAAACGGCCTCTGTTCACCTATCCAAGTTGCGAGAAAGCGCCTTGGTCTCAGAGCGGAAATCAGGCCGGCATAAGTATTTTACTTTGGCGAGCGACGAGGTCGCAGATGTTCTGGAGGCCCTCATGGGACTTGCTGCGACAACCGGAAACCTCCGAACACGCACTGGGCCAAAAGACGCCGCAATGCGTGATGCGCGGGTGTGTTACAATCACTTAGCTGGAAATATGGGTGTGCAAATGTACCGCGCCATGAGAGCACATGGGCATATTGTTGGAACAGAAGCTGAGCTTAAGCTTTCTGACTCCGGCAAAGTCTTCATAGCTGATCTGGGCGTCGACATTGAAAATCTGCCCAAAAGCAAATCTCCGTTGTGCAAATCCTGTCTGGACTGGAGCGAACGGGAATCTCACCTCTCCGGGCAGTTAGGCCGAGCATTGTTGACCAAATTCTATCAGTTGGGTTGGGCGCGCAGGTTGCCGGATAGTCGTGTGATTGAGTTCACAAAATCTGGAAAAATCGCTTTTGAACAACGGTTTGGCAGTGATAAAACTCCCTGATATGGCAGCATGTTTTTGGTATTATGTTGTTTCCACGCCTTGAACGATCCCTGACAAAACCCTGATATTGTCCGCCCCCTGCCCATTTCGCGCCTCATTTTGAGATCAGACCTAGGGTCAACGAGTTTTGACCACGAGGAATGCGAAATGGATCGCCTTACGGAAATGGAAGCCTTTGCCACGGTCGTTGACCAAGGTGGCTTCACCGATGCCGCGAAAAAGATGGGCATCTCCAAATCCGCGGTCTCCAAACATGTGTCCAGTCTGGAGGCACGTTTGGGTGCCCGCCTGCTGAACCGCACCACCCGTCGGGTGAGCCCGACGGAGATTGGCCTAGCCTATTATGACCGCGCACGCCGCGTTCTGAATGATGCTGGAGAGGCTGATGCATTGGTCACATCTATGCAATCAGCGCCATCCGGCCTGCTGCGCATTTCTGTGGCTACGGATTTTGGTGTGAACCACTTGAGCCCCGTACTGGGCGAATTCCTGGCTGACTTCCCAGAAGTCACGGTGAATATGGTTCTGAACAACCGCTATGTAGAGCTGATCTCTGAAGGCTTTGATATGGCCATTCGCGTTGGTGAATTGGAAGACAGCTCACTACGTGCCCGCAAGCTTACGGAAACCACAACCCGTATGATTGCGAGCCCTGAGTACTTTGAGAAACATGGTCGTCCCACAAAGATCGACGACTTGAACGATCATAAGCTGCTGCATTACTCCAGCCAATCCAATGGTGCGGTTTGGAAACTGACAGCACCATCTGGCGAAAAGCGCCAAGTGCGTAC carries:
- a CDS encoding HAD family hydrolase — encoded protein: MPIEAVIFDVGNVLIEWQPERAYDRLIGEERRKAMFAELDMHDMNNDIDLGAPFKERIYQFAEENPKWRDEIRMWHDNWFDLASPAIDHSWRLLRALRAKGVQVFALSNFGVDNWPPAVEVYPVLGEFDREYVSGRMGHVKPFNRIYEMVEEDCQVEPDRLLFADDREENLVTARARGWKTHLFEGPQGWADRLVTEGLLTATEAA
- a CDS encoding MFS transporter, with the translated sequence MQERAPLMTPVLIAGCIIILVSFSIRASFGVFQIPIAEEFGWLRSEFSLAIAIQNLAWGIGQPIFGAIAERIGDRKAIIMGALVYAAGLVLSSFAVSPEAHQFYEVMVGFGIAGTGFGVILAVVGRASSDENRSMSLAIATAAGSAGQVFGAPVAEWMLGFLSWQNTFLIFAAGILAVLITLPMMRAPAASKAELEESMGTILKRAFKDPSYTLIFLGFFSCGYQLAFVTAHFPAFVTEVCAAIDPKGVLASVGISTTSQLGAWSIALIGAANIGGTLYAGYLGKKYSKKYLLAAIYTGRTIAAAAFIMLPMTPTTVIIFSIVMGSLWLATVPLTSGLVAHLYGLRYMGTLYGIVFFSHQLGSFLGVWLGGRMYDVYGSYEAVWWIGVGVGAFSAIVHLPIREKRTPPAAMAA
- a CDS encoding glutathione S-transferase family protein, whose amino-acid sequence is MITLYTWSTPNGRKISIALEEMGLPYTVQSVDISADEQFDPSFLALNPNHKIPVLVDDDGTVVNESGAILLYLSEKTGQFTPERHDPEYWEMMRWLMWQMGGQGPMLGQAHHFLKFNPGKAPYAEERFGKEAQRLYGILNAHLEHRDFILKHLSVCEFAIWPWVSRFEFQRIDLNDFPAVRDWYLRLADRPGFQRGYAVPKDTGPIPRP
- the zapE gene encoding cell division protein ZapE produces the protein MTAIQDIYDNLVATGELTRDPAQEAVLPEFERVRAGLAEPAPKKKGWFKKAKPEAVKGLYLWGGVGRGKSMLMDMFVEAVEVPSRRVHFHAFMQEIHAGMHQARQEGVKDALAPVAAKVIEDVRLLAFDEMQITDITDAMIVGRLFEMLFEAGVTIVTTSNRVPDDLYKDGLNRQLFLPFIDVLKEQMVIWEMVSPTDYRQNRLTGQQVYFVRGSGGARKRLLELWKDLAGTGAPPLILTVQGREVEIPRFRNGVGKAKFYDLCGKMLGPADYLAIAEAVRVLVIEDIPHLSRHNFNEAKRFVTLIDALYEAKVRLICTAAAEPEMLYVEGTGTFEFERTASRLREMQDADWGKDT
- a CDS encoding bifunctional folylpolyglutamate synthase/dihydrofolate synthase — protein: MTTESSDAILERMMSLHPKVIDLTLDRVWRLLKALDNPQKDLPPVIHIAGTNGKGSTQAMIRAGLEGMGRTAHAYTSPHLARFHERIRLAGELISEDHLSEVLDECYAKNGGIDITYFEITTCAALLAFARKKADYTLLEVGLGGRLDATNVIEPEVTVITPVSIDHEQFLGNTLAKIAAEKAGIIKRGVPCIVGPQEDEAMEVIEATATRLGAPLLAYGQHWHVSTERGRLIYQDERGLLDLPMPALLGAHQVINAGAALAVLRHLGADEVACEAAMANAEWPARMQRMKTGPLVEAAGDAELWLDGGHNAAAGIAIAELLKSLPKRDTHLICGMLNTKDVSGYLSPIAKEVESLTAVSIPGEANTLPAEATALAATQVGMKAQIAENVEVALRDILKVAPGSRVLICGSLYLAGVVLRENG
- the accD gene encoding acetyl-CoA carboxylase, carboxyltransferase subunit beta; translated protein: MNWITNYVRPRINSIFSRREVPENLWTKCGECGTMLFHRELKENLNVCTQCGHHMGISPRDRFLSLFDGGIFTEIDVPAPIADPLHFKDQKKYPERMKAAQKKTGEKEAMLVAEGEIGRTPIVACAQDFSFMGGSMSMYVGNAIVAAAERAVEMKRPLVLFSAAGGARMQEGILGLMQMPRTTIAVQMLKEAGLPYIVVLTHPTTGGVTASYAMLGDVQIAEPNALIGFAGARVIEQTIREKLPEGFQRAEYLLDHGMLDRVTDRNEMREELITIVRMLLELPPAVKGDLPAPSAENGTDAAGEPAEAAKAE